In Leisingera methylohalidivorans DSM 14336, a single genomic region encodes these proteins:
- a CDS encoding FAD-dependent oxidoreductase: MSQSRFPALFSPITIGNLTLRNRIVSTGHETHLSEHGKIGDALIAYHEARAKGGAGLIVTEVALVHPSAVFVADPIRVDTDECIPGYTRLAEAIHRHDTGLIAQLFHPGREMLASEDGTAPVSYSASAVPNERFHVMPRPMPLEMIAEVIASYGDAARRMQAAGLDGVEIVGSHGYLPAQFLNPHVNKREDHYGGSSLAGRTRFIREIIEDIRRKTGPGFAVGLRLSGDEMSHDGAGQAAMLDACERIAADNAPDYFSVVAGSSATLAGSVHIAPPMYQEAGYTAPLGQGIRERTGITTIVTGRINQPQEAEKIISSGQADMCGMTRAMICDPLIASKAEAGRTDDIRACIGCNQACIGHFHAGYPISCIQNPVSGRELRLGEAPGISGKRRVMVIGGGPAGMKAAAAAAERGHAVTLFERDTQLGGQARLAQLLPHRAEFGGIITNLTRELELAGVEVRKGVAVDADLIREQAPDAIILATGATPRWPDFEGRDDLHVVDAWQVLRGEAKVGKSVVVADWRADWIGIGVAERLAQNGHSVRLAVNGYMPGQTIQMYVRDAGIGRLHSLGVETLPYMRLFGADEDSVYLQHIMNDEPVICEGVDTLVLCQGHTPENAFEGIVRDLGIEFHLAGDCIAPRTAEEAVLEGLHAGRAV; encoded by the coding sequence GGGCGGCGCCGGGCTTATCGTGACCGAGGTCGCGCTTGTTCATCCAAGCGCGGTTTTTGTTGCCGATCCGATCCGCGTGGATACCGATGAGTGCATCCCCGGCTATACCCGGCTGGCCGAGGCCATTCACCGGCACGATACCGGTTTGATCGCCCAGCTGTTCCACCCCGGCCGGGAGATGCTGGCCTCGGAAGACGGCACCGCGCCGGTCTCCTACAGCGCATCGGCCGTCCCGAACGAGCGGTTCCACGTCATGCCCCGACCGATGCCCCTCGAAATGATCGCGGAGGTCATTGCATCCTATGGCGATGCGGCGCGCCGGATGCAGGCCGCAGGCCTCGATGGCGTGGAAATCGTCGGCTCGCACGGATACCTGCCCGCCCAGTTTCTGAACCCTCATGTCAACAAACGCGAGGATCATTACGGTGGCAGCTCGTTGGCCGGCCGGACACGGTTCATCCGCGAGATCATCGAGGATATCCGTCGCAAGACCGGCCCTGGTTTTGCCGTCGGACTGCGGCTTTCTGGCGACGAGATGAGCCACGACGGGGCCGGTCAGGCGGCGATGCTCGACGCATGCGAACGCATCGCGGCAGACAACGCGCCCGATTACTTCAGCGTTGTCGCGGGATCTTCGGCGACGCTTGCGGGGTCTGTTCATATCGCGCCGCCTATGTATCAGGAGGCCGGTTACACGGCACCGCTGGGGCAGGGCATACGGGAACGCACCGGCATCACGACCATTGTCACGGGGCGGATCAACCAGCCTCAGGAGGCGGAGAAGATCATCTCGTCTGGTCAGGCGGATATGTGCGGCATGACACGGGCAATGATCTGCGATCCGCTGATCGCCAGCAAAGCCGAGGCGGGGCGCACCGACGATATCCGCGCCTGTATCGGCTGCAACCAGGCCTGTATCGGCCATTTTCACGCGGGCTATCCGATTTCCTGCATTCAGAACCCAGTGAGCGGCCGCGAGCTGCGTTTGGGGGAAGCGCCCGGGATCTCAGGCAAGCGCCGTGTGATGGTTATTGGAGGCGGCCCCGCCGGCATGAAGGCTGCAGCGGCAGCCGCGGAGCGGGGCCATGCTGTCACGCTGTTTGAACGCGACACCCAGCTGGGCGGGCAGGCGCGGCTTGCTCAGCTGCTTCCGCATCGCGCGGAATTTGGCGGGATCATCACCAATCTGACGCGCGAACTGGAGCTTGCGGGCGTTGAGGTGCGCAAAGGTGTGGCCGTGGATGCGGACTTAATCCGGGAACAAGCGCCGGACGCGATCATCCTTGCTACAGGTGCCACACCCCGCTGGCCTGATTTCGAAGGGCGCGACGACTTGCATGTTGTCGACGCCTGGCAGGTATTGCGGGGCGAAGCGAAGGTCGGCAAGTCTGTTGTGGTTGCCGACTGGCGCGCCGATTGGATCGGTATCGGGGTGGCGGAACGTCTCGCGCAGAATGGCCATTCGGTGCGGCTTGCGGTCAACGGCTATATGCCCGGCCAGACCATTCAGATGTATGTGCGCGATGCCGGCATCGGGCGTTTGCACAGCCTCGGGGTCGAAACACTGCCGTATATGCGCCTTTTCGGAGCCGACGAAGACAGCGTCTATCTACAGCATATCATGAACGACGAGCCGGTGATTTGCGAAGGGGTGGACACGCTGGTCCTGTGTCAGGGCCACACCCCTGAAAATGCATTCGAGGGCATCGTGCGGGACCTGGGCATCGAGTTTCACCTCGCGGGCGATTGCATTGCACCGCGGACAGCCGAAGAGGCGGTGCTGGAAGGTCTTCACGCAGGCCGTGCCGTTTAA
- a CDS encoding acyl-CoA dehydrogenase: MTYQAPVRDIMFNIEHLSDWPGVSSLAAYSGVETGDVQAALEGFGRFCSEVIAPLSAQGDATGARFDGEKVVMPGPYLQAYAQYAGMGWQSLPHPEEFGGMGLPRAAGAAATEILNAADMSFGLCPLLTDGAVEALLLTGSGAQKQRYLEPMISGRWSGTMNLTEPQAGSDLGRVRCKAEPGADGAYSISGTKIFITYGAHSLTENIVHLVLARTPGAPAGPKGLSLFIVPKFLVQEDGSLGRRNTVQCVSIEHKLGVRASPTAVLEFQGATGFLVGEENRGLEYMFVMMRAARFSVGVQGVAVSERAYQHALRYAQERVQSRPVDGSSKEAVPILQHPDVRRLLLRMRALVEGGRALAMATAGWLDLAQHAEAETAREAAEMAEFLVPLVKGCCTERSVEVTSMGLQVHGGMGFIEETGVAQFYRDARILPIYEGTTAIQANDLLGRKVLRDGGSTARRFAGMVSAAEAELRKGSAKAQLVADRLGQARRAFEASLAWLLETAPDDPNAAYAGSVPFLMLAGNLAAGWQLGRSVLAAEAKLEQGEDTAFMTQKIATAVFYAQHILVECGTESARVIDGSESLFDAGFEN, from the coding sequence ATGACCTATCAGGCGCCGGTTCGCGATATCATGTTCAACATCGAGCATCTGTCTGACTGGCCCGGGGTCTCATCGCTGGCGGCCTATTCCGGGGTTGAAACCGGCGATGTCCAGGCCGCGCTGGAAGGGTTCGGGCGCTTCTGTTCGGAGGTTATTGCCCCGCTTTCGGCACAGGGCGACGCAACCGGCGCGCGGTTCGACGGTGAAAAGGTCGTGATGCCCGGGCCATACTTGCAGGCTTATGCGCAATACGCCGGGATGGGCTGGCAAAGCCTGCCGCACCCGGAGGAATTCGGCGGGATGGGGCTGCCGCGGGCTGCCGGAGCCGCCGCGACGGAGATATTGAACGCAGCGGATATGAGCTTCGGGCTGTGCCCGCTTTTGACCGACGGGGCGGTTGAGGCGCTGTTGCTTACCGGGTCCGGCGCGCAGAAACAGCGATACCTCGAGCCGATGATTTCAGGCCGATGGTCCGGCACCATGAACTTGACGGAACCTCAGGCCGGCAGCGATTTGGGGCGCGTGCGGTGCAAGGCGGAACCCGGTGCGGATGGTGCCTATTCGATCAGCGGAACAAAGATCTTCATCACCTATGGCGCGCACAGCCTGACCGAAAACATCGTTCATCTGGTCTTGGCAAGAACCCCTGGCGCCCCGGCTGGCCCAAAGGGGCTGAGCCTGTTCATTGTGCCCAAATTCCTGGTCCAGGAGGACGGATCGCTTGGCCGCCGCAACACCGTTCAATGTGTCAGCATTGAGCACAAGCTGGGCGTCAGGGCGAGCCCGACCGCGGTTCTGGAATTCCAAGGCGCCACCGGCTTTCTGGTGGGAGAGGAGAACCGGGGCCTTGAATATATGTTCGTGATGATGCGGGCTGCGCGGTTTTCCGTGGGCGTGCAGGGGGTTGCCGTATCTGAACGGGCGTATCAGCACGCCTTGCGCTACGCGCAGGAGCGGGTGCAGAGCCGCCCGGTCGACGGCAGTTCCAAAGAAGCAGTGCCGATCCTTCAGCACCCGGATGTGCGGCGGTTGCTGCTGCGGATGCGGGCCTTGGTCGAAGGCGGGCGGGCTTTGGCAATGGCCACAGCCGGATGGCTTGATCTGGCGCAGCACGCCGAGGCCGAAACCGCCCGCGAGGCGGCGGAGATGGCCGAATTCCTGGTTCCGCTGGTCAAGGGGTGCTGCACGGAACGGTCCGTTGAGGTCACCTCAATGGGCCTGCAGGTTCACGGCGGCATGGGGTTCATCGAAGAAACCGGGGTGGCGCAGTTCTACCGGGATGCCAGGATCCTGCCGATTTACGAAGGCACGACGGCGATCCAGGCCAATGATCTGCTGGGCCGCAAAGTGCTGCGGGACGGCGGCAGCACCGCCCGCCGCTTTGCCGGAATGGTCTCAGCGGCTGAGGCGGAGTTGCGCAAGGGCAGCGCAAAGGCGCAGCTGGTTGCGGACCGCCTGGGGCAGGCGCGCCGCGCATTTGAGGCCAGCCTTGCCTGGCTTCTGGAGACCGCGCCCGACGACCCCAATGCGGCATATGCCGGCAGTGTTCCCTTTCTGATGCTGGCAGGCAATCTTGCCGCAGGCTGGCAGCTGGGCAGGTCTGTCCTGGCCGCTGAAGCCAAGCTGGAACAGGGCGAAGATACAGCCTTCATGACGCAGAAAATCGCCACCGCAGTGTTTTACGCGCAGCATATTCTTGTGGAATGCGGAACGGAAAGCGCCCGGGTCATCGACGGCAGCGAAAGTCTGTTCGATGCAGGGTTTGAAAACTGA
- the dmdD gene encoding methylthioacryloyl-CoA hydratase (part of the dimethylsulfoniopropionate catabolism pathway), which translates to MPQEASSHSYEKLALEQRDNGVCIVTLNRPSKRNALDAATIEELIRFFSGARGNGVKAVVLAGAGDHFCAGLDLVEHWKEDRSPDDFMHVCLRWHEAFNKMEYGGVPIIAALQGAVVGGGLELASAAHVRVMDQTTYFALPEGQRGIFTGGGATIRVSDMIGKYRMIDMILTGRVYQGQEAVDLGLAQYITEGSSFDKAVELADKVAQNLPLTNYAICSAISHLNNMSGMDAAYAEAVVAGVVNTQPAARERLEAFANKTAARVRPNS; encoded by the coding sequence ATGCCGCAAGAAGCCAGTTCGCACTCCTACGAAAAGCTCGCCCTTGAACAGCGGGACAATGGCGTCTGCATTGTTACGCTCAACCGGCCGTCCAAGCGCAATGCGCTGGATGCCGCGACGATCGAAGAGCTTATCCGCTTTTTCAGCGGTGCCCGCGGCAATGGCGTAAAGGCCGTGGTGCTGGCAGGCGCAGGCGACCATTTCTGCGCCGGCCTTGATCTGGTGGAGCACTGGAAGGAAGACCGCAGCCCGGACGACTTCATGCATGTCTGCCTGCGCTGGCACGAAGCCTTCAACAAGATGGAGTACGGCGGGGTGCCGATCATCGCCGCCCTTCAGGGGGCCGTTGTCGGCGGCGGGCTGGAACTGGCCAGCGCGGCGCATGTCCGGGTGATGGATCAGACCACTTATTTCGCCCTTCCCGAAGGCCAGCGCGGCATCTTTACCGGCGGCGGTGCCACCATCCGGGTTTCCGACATGATCGGGAAATACCGGATGATTGACATGATCCTGACAGGCCGGGTGTATCAGGGGCAGGAAGCCGTCGATCTGGGGCTGGCGCAATATATCACCGAAGGGTCCAGTTTCGACAAGGCGGTCGAGCTTGCCGACAAGGTCGCGCAGAACCTGCCGCTGACCAACTACGCCATCTGTTCGGCGATCAGCCATTTGAACAACATGTCGGGTATGGATGCCGCCTATGCCGAGGCTGTCGTGGCCGGTGTTGTCAACACCCAGCCAGCGGCGCGCGAACGGCTGGAGGCCTTTGCCAACAAAACCGCAGCCCGCGTGCGGCCCAACAGCTAA
- a CDS encoding ArsR/SmtB family transcription factor → MTISSHNARALAALGHDARLAIFRLLVKAGEDGLRVGEIAGHLGLAPSTLAHHLSALVDAGLVVQEKRGREVFNRVDYPVMQGVVNFLTSECCTGVTLTVREESA, encoded by the coding sequence ATGACGATATCAAGCCACAACGCCCGCGCCCTTGCTGCCCTTGGCCACGATGCCCGTTTGGCCATCTTCCGCTTGCTGGTGAAAGCCGGGGAGGATGGGTTGCGGGTCGGCGAGATTGCCGGACATCTGGGCTTGGCACCCTCCACCCTGGCGCATCATCTGTCGGCACTGGTGGATGCCGGGCTGGTCGTGCAGGAAAAGCGCGGGCGTGAAGTGTTCAACCGGGTCGATTACCCCGTCATGCAGGGGGTGGTGAATTTCCTGACATCCGAATGCTGCACAGGTGTGACCCTGACTGTCAGAGAGGAAAGCGCGTGA
- a CDS encoding permease, protein MTNATNVPPRPGASVWRFIQEQRVWLASAAILLLLVIFDPAQSAESAVFAAAALAHTAPYLLFSIAVAAWAGATGADNLVAKAFTGKPLLMIALGALAGGLSPFCSCGVIPLIAALLAMGVPLSAVMAFWLASPIMDPSMFFLTAGVLGIEFAVAKTAAAVGLGLFGGLVVHLLNQGGALQDALRDGVGNGGCGGAKMRAPKPVVWRFWTEAERRAKFAGTAWTTTLFLAKWLLLAFILESLMLAWIPAETVTSALGGEGLLPIITATLVGVPAYLNGYAALPLVGGLIEQGMAPGAGLAFLVAGGVTSIPAAMAVWALARPQVFALYLGLSLTGAFSVGLLFQLWHAV, encoded by the coding sequence ATGACAAACGCAACCAACGTTCCCCCAAGACCAGGCGCATCCGTCTGGCGGTTCATTCAAGAGCAGCGGGTCTGGCTGGCCTCTGCCGCAATCCTGCTGCTGCTGGTCATTTTTGATCCGGCACAATCCGCAGAAAGTGCTGTCTTTGCCGCAGCCGCGCTGGCGCATACGGCCCCCTATTTGCTGTTCTCCATTGCCGTCGCGGCCTGGGCCGGCGCCACTGGCGCGGACAATCTGGTTGCCAAGGCTTTCACCGGTAAACCGCTTCTGATGATTGCGCTTGGCGCCCTGGCGGGCGGGCTGTCGCCGTTCTGCTCTTGCGGAGTGATCCCGCTCATCGCAGCACTGCTGGCTATGGGGGTGCCGTTGTCCGCCGTCATGGCATTCTGGCTGGCGTCGCCGATCATGGATCCCTCGATGTTCTTTCTGACTGCCGGCGTTCTGGGCATTGAATTCGCGGTGGCCAAGACCGCCGCCGCGGTTGGCCTTGGCCTGTTCGGCGGCTTGGTTGTCCATTTGCTGAACCAGGGCGGCGCCTTGCAGGACGCGTTGCGCGACGGTGTCGGAAACGGCGGCTGCGGCGGGGCGAAAATGCGCGCGCCCAAGCCGGTGGTCTGGAGATTCTGGACCGAGGCGGAGCGCCGGGCGAAATTCGCCGGAACCGCCTGGACCACGACGCTGTTTCTGGCCAAGTGGCTGCTGCTGGCCTTCATTCTGGAAAGCCTGATGCTGGCCTGGATCCCGGCCGAGACCGTGACCTCCGCCCTGGGCGGTGAGGGTTTGCTGCCGATCATCACAGCAACACTGGTTGGTGTCCCTGCCTATCTGAACGGCTATGCGGCGCTGCCGTTGGTCGGCGGGCTGATCGAGCAGGGCATGGCGCCGGGGGCGGGCCTCGCCTTTCTGGTGGCCGGCGGTGTGACCTCGATCCCCGCGGCAATGGCCGTCTGGGCGCTGGCCCGTCCGCAGGTCTTTGCACTGTACCTCGGCTTATCGCTCACCGGTGCCTTTTCCGTTGGGCTGCTGTTCCAGCTCTGGCACGCGGTCTGA
- a CDS encoding ABC transporter substrate-binding protein, which translates to MFLRSGLIGLSFTLAAHSAAAGDTFPLTIENCGQSVTFEVPAVSAVTVGQAATEVLFALGLGGKVLGTSVWFNDVLPEYADLNAKVERLADNDPSFESVVAKRPGLVAAQYEWHVGPEGVVAKREQFHDLGIPTYVMPADCAGKDNTTGGDGTRTRMFTTGSLYRGIEELAAIFGEADKGAELVADYKAREAAAVAKAQEVALEDASALFWFSSPEMESDPFVAGQKGAPGYMMQQLGLRNVIETDEEWPTVGWETIAKANPTVIVIARMDRRRFAADDYEKKLEFLRQDPVASQMDAVRNNRIVVMDAQGMDATIRAIPALEDLAAELSVIGSSQ; encoded by the coding sequence ATGTTTCTGCGTTCCGGCCTGATCGGCCTTTCCTTCACCCTTGCGGCACATAGCGCTGCCGCCGGTGACACCTTCCCGCTCACAATTGAAAACTGCGGCCAGTCGGTCACTTTCGAGGTGCCGGCGGTGTCTGCGGTGACGGTTGGCCAGGCGGCGACCGAGGTGCTCTTTGCGTTGGGGCTGGGCGGCAAGGTGCTGGGCACTTCGGTCTGGTTCAACGACGTCCTGCCGGAATACGCTGACCTGAACGCCAAGGTCGAGCGGCTGGCCGACAACGATCCCAGCTTTGAAAGCGTGGTGGCCAAGCGCCCCGGGCTGGTGGCGGCGCAGTATGAATGGCATGTCGGCCCCGAAGGCGTCGTGGCCAAGCGTGAGCAGTTCCATGATCTGGGCATTCCGACCTATGTGATGCCCGCCGATTGCGCCGGCAAGGACAACACCACCGGCGGCGACGGCACCCGCACCCGGATGTTCACCACCGGCAGCCTGTATCGGGGCATCGAGGAGCTGGCGGCAATCTTCGGTGAAGCAGATAAGGGCGCCGAACTGGTTGCCGATTACAAGGCCCGCGAGGCCGCCGCGGTTGCCAAGGCACAGGAGGTTGCGCTGGAAGATGCCTCCGCTTTGTTCTGGTTCTCCTCGCCCGAAATGGAAAGCGATCCCTTTGTGGCCGGTCAGAAAGGCGCGCCGGGTTACATGATGCAGCAGCTTGGCCTGCGCAATGTCATCGAAACCGACGAGGAATGGCCGACCGTCGGCTGGGAAACCATCGCCAAGGCCAACCCCACGGTGATCGTCATCGCCCGCATGGACCGCCGCCGCTTTGCCGCGGATGACTACGAGAAGAAGCTGGAGTTCCTGCGCCAGGACCCGGTGGCGAGCCAGATGGATGCGGTCAGGAACAACCGTATTGTGGTGATGGACGCCCAGGGGATGGATGCCACCATCCGCGCCATTCCGGCGCTGGAAGATCTGGCTGCCGAACTCAGCGTGATCGGCAGCAGCCAGTGA
- a CDS encoding FecCD family ABC transporter permease — translation MSAAAAITWQGLKGACLALPVLIAAVLAGAMIGETPLAPDLVLSVLANKLAGAGLPVDPVDQGIIWSYRLPRALVAGACGAALAVAGVVLQALLRNALADPYILGISAGASTGAVAVTIAGLGGGALSLSFGAFNGALLAFGFVAILARAAGAGGSRAAAAQIVLAGIAGSQLFNALTAFIIAKSANADQARGIMFWLMGNMSGVRWPDVWLAVPLALAGWVICRFHARALDAFTFGTDSAASLGIPVRRAQVILICATALTTAVMVSIVGSIGFVGLVIPHAARFLVGPGHRKLMPAAALTGAVFLIGADIVSRIIIPGQVLPIGVVTALIGAPSFAVILVRGRRAAR, via the coding sequence GTGAGCGCAGCCGCCGCAATCACATGGCAGGGCCTCAAGGGTGCCTGCCTGGCCTTGCCTGTGCTGATTGCGGCGGTTCTGGCTGGCGCAATGATCGGGGAAACCCCGCTTGCGCCGGACCTGGTGCTGTCCGTTCTGGCCAACAAGCTGGCCGGTGCGGGCCTGCCCGTCGACCCGGTGGACCAGGGCATCATCTGGAGCTACCGGCTGCCGCGGGCGCTGGTGGCGGGGGCCTGCGGCGCGGCGCTGGCGGTGGCGGGCGTGGTGCTGCAGGCGCTGCTGCGCAATGCGCTGGCGGATCCTTACATACTTGGCATTTCGGCCGGCGCCTCGACCGGGGCGGTGGCTGTCACAATTGCGGGGCTGGGCGGCGGCGCGCTGTCGCTGTCCTTTGGCGCCTTCAACGGGGCGCTGCTGGCGTTTGGCTTTGTGGCCATTCTGGCCCGGGCCGCCGGCGCAGGCGGCAGCCGCGCGGCGGCGGCGCAGATTGTGCTGGCAGGCATCGCCGGATCGCAGCTGTTCAACGCGCTGACCGCCTTTATCATTGCCAAATCCGCCAATGCGGATCAGGCCCGCGGCATCATGTTCTGGCTGATGGGCAATATGAGCGGGGTGCGCTGGCCGGATGTGTGGCTGGCGGTGCCGCTGGCATTGGCCGGCTGGGTCATCTGCCGGTTCCATGCGCGGGCGCTGGATGCCTTCACCTTTGGCACCGACTCCGCGGCGTCGCTGGGCATCCCGGTGCGGCGGGCGCAGGTGATTTTGATCTGTGCCACCGCGCTGACCACTGCCGTGATGGTGTCGATTGTCGGGTCCATCGGTTTTGTCGGCCTGGTCATTCCCCATGCGGCGCGGTTCCTGGTCGGGCCCGGCCACCGCAAGCTGATGCCTGCCGCAGCGCTGACCGGGGCGGTGTTCCTGATCGGCGCCGACATCGTGTCCCGCATCATCATCCCCGGCCAGGTGCTGCCCATCGGGGTGGTTACGGCGCTGATCGGCGCGCCGTCGTTTGCGGTGATCCTGGTGCGCGGAAGAAGGGCTGCGCGATGA